A window from Phalacrocorax carbo chromosome 20, bPhaCar2.1, whole genome shotgun sequence encodes these proteins:
- the PARK7 gene encoding Parkinson disease protein 7: MASKRALVILAKGAEEMETVIPTDVMRRAGIKVTVAGLTGKEPVQCSRDVFICPDASLEDARKEGPYDVVVLPGGNLGAQNLSESPAVKDILKDQESRKGLIAAICAGPTALLAHGIGFGSKVTTHPLAKDKMMNGAHYCYSESRVEKDGNILTSRGPGTSFEFGLAIVETLMGKEVAEQVKAPLILKE; encoded by the exons ATGGCCTCGAAAAGAGCGTTGGTGATTCTAGCAAAAGGGGCAGAGGAAATGGAAACTGTAATCCCCACTGATGTTATGAGAAGAGCTGGG ATCAAGGTGACTGTTGCAGGCCTGACGGGAAAAGAACCAGTGCAGTGCAGTCGAGATGTCTTCATTTGTCCTGATGCCAGTCTTGAAGATGCCAGAAAAGAG gggCCTTACGATGTCGTGGTCCTGCCTGGGGGTAACCTTGGAGCTCAAAACTTGTCAGAG TCTCCTGCTGTGAAAGACATTTTGAAGgaccaggaaagcagaaaaggcctgaTTGCTGCTATATGTGCAG GTCCTACCGCCCTTCTGGCCCATGGGATAGGGTTTGGAAGCAAAGTCACAACACATCCTTTGGCCAAAGATAAAATGATGAATGGAG CGCACTACTGCTACTCCGAGAGCCGCGTGGAGAAAGATGGGAACATCCTCACCAGCCGCGGCCCTGGTACCAGCTTTGAATTTGGGTTGGCCATTGTTGAAACGCTGATGGGGAAGGAAGTGGCGGAACAGGTGAAGGCACCCCTGATACTGAAAGAGTGA